The genomic segment TTACCATATTGTAGCTTTTACCGAGTTTTTCAGCAAGCCACTTTTGTTTAATTCCTTTTGCTTCTAATACTTCCTTAATTCTATTCATAATCATTTTAGAATTGAATTGACAAATTTAGAATAAATAGATCTTTTTTTCATTATCTAGTAGTGCGTTCTTTAATTAGCTTTACATGAAATTTATTATAGATTTTTTCTTTAGACAAGGCAAAATTCTTTAGCATAGTCGTAGCTACGGTAAATAATTTTAACGCAGTATAAAGGAAAAAGATAAATAAATTTGTAATGATAATTAGAGAACGCACTACTAGTTGTCTGTGTCGGTTCTTCTGTATGCCACACAACTACGTTATATCACGACAAATCCCCAAATCTGTTGTCATTTTTATATTTCAAATTCCGGTTTCTTAATCGGACTTTTAGCGTTATTTTCATTAGCATTTTTTTATAATTTTAATAATAATTATTCAACCAACAAATTTAACAATATTTTAAATAAATTGAATTAGATTTATAATCTTTTACAAATCTATAAAATGTAAAAGTTACAAAGGCATAAGGAGGATTCTAATGATTTAAAAAAAAGAAATTATCGCTATAGTCTCTATCCGTATCAGTCCGTAATTTAATTACTTCCAATTTATTCTGTGGCAGTCAAAACAAATCATCTGATTATTGTAATTCTTCCGTTTTTATTTCTCCATCCAACCAATTCATTGTAATACCAAAGAAGGTAAGCATAAGTTTCTACCTCAACCAAGTCATTTTTATAACATCCGTCCCAAGTATCATTTTTGGAATAGCCTCGGAAAATAATTTCACCCCACCGGTCAAATATTATGTAATAAAGGGTATCTACATACAAAGTAAACAACTGAAACACATCATTTAATCCATCACCGTTTGGTGTAAACGCAGAAGGGACTTGAACAACAGGTGGACAAATTTCTTTTATAAAAGTTGAATCTGAACTTACACATCCATTAACATCAAGATGAACAATATAAATACCTTCCTCATCAACTACAATATTTTTCGTAGTCTCTCCCGTAGGCTCCCATAAAAAATCTCCATTCATACTTACCTTTGGAGCAAGTGTTAAAGGTCCGTCATCAGGACAAAATATATATTCCGGTTTTAAGTCAACAAATGTAGTTGGGTCCAAAACAGTAAGATAACGTGTTTCGCTTTTGCCTTTACAACCATTAATATCAGTAACAATAGCAAAAAATTCCCCATCCTCGTTTACAGTTATCGACTGTGTTGATTGCCCTGTATTCCAATCATACACAATGTAATTTTGTTGTATTTTGAAAATAGCAAAACTATCATTACAAATTGTTACATTATTGTCTGGTAGTATTATTGGTTTAGGAAGTGGATATGCCGTTATATGAATGCTGTCGGAATTGATTGTACATCCATTACTGTCAGTAACTACTATCAAAAAAGCACCTACCTCCAATCCATTTATATCTTCCTTTTTACTATTATTATTCCAAATATATTGATAAGGTTTTATCCCACCAAATACTTCTACATCAATACTTCCGTTTTTATCACCCTTACATCCTTCATTAATCTTATTGTAATTGAGATAAAGCGAATCCGGTTCAATAATTTCAAAGGTATCATAATTCAAACAATTATTAGCTTGCTCAATAATCACGTTATAAGTTCCTGCTGATAAATTGTTTAAATAAGTTCCGGTTTTACCATTTGACCATGTTAGGATAAAAGATGGTATTCCTCCGCTAAGTGTCAAATTTATATATCCATTTTGTTGACCATGACAAAGAATGTTATTAACTTTTGATGAAATAAGTAACTCAGGTGGTTGCGTTATTCTTAGCGTATCTTCTATTTGACAAGCATTTGAATCTGTAACAGTAACATAATAAATTCCTGTATCAAGATTATTAATTTGCTGTGTTTGTTCGCCATTTGACCAATTATAAGAATAGGGAGTAGTTCCTCCTGAATTAATTACTGATGCACTACCATCGGCAAATTCAAAACAACTAACATCAGTTCCTTGCATGATGGTTTTAAGCTTATCAGGTTCAGTGATAATAAAAGTGTCAAATGCTTCACATCTTATGCTGTCAATAATTTTAATTGTGTAAGTACCTATATCTAATGAATCAATGTCTTGTGTATTTTTCCCATTTGACCAAAAATATTGGAAAGGATTTGTACCGCCACTTATACTTAGGTTTATATTTCCATTTTGATATCTATAACAACTAATATGATGAATATTAGAATGAATTTGCATTGTGTCAAGGTTTTCAAAAATTTCAAAAGTATCTTTCTGTGTACATCCATTTGAATCAGTTACTTGTAAAATATAAATACCTGCTTGAAGATTCTGAATATCTTCAGTTTTTTGTCCTGTTGACCAATTATATGAATATAGAAGTGATCCACCAATAACAGTAGTATTAATCCATCCATCATCAAGCCCTTTACAAACATTTTTTGTTGTTGCAAAAATCTGAATATCTGCAGGTTGTTCAATTATAAAAGTATCCTTTCGAAAACAACCATTTTTGTCCACAATCTGTACAGAGTATAAAGCTGATACTAGATTAAATATATCCTCATTATTTAAATTATTTGACCAAACAAACTGATAAGGTTTTGTTCCTCCGAAAACAGACAAATCAATACTTCCAGAGGAATCTCCAAAACATTTTACATGATTGAGCTGGCTTGTTATCATCAAAGAATCAGGTTGGTACACAGCAAAAGTATCCTTGTACTGGCATTGATTGGAATCTTTAATAAGTACAAAATAATTTCCTTCCTTCAGCCCTGAAATAGCAGATGTAGTATTTGAAGTATTCCATAAAAAAGTGTATGGAGAAATACCTCCTGATACTGAAATACTTATATGTCCATCTGAACTCCCATAACATGTTAAACTGTCTATTGTTCCTGAAGAAATTATAGGACTTGGTTCAAAAAGTTGAACAGAATCTTGATATAAACAGTTATTAGAATCAGTTACTGTAATTATATATTTCCCTGAAGGGACATTAGTAATATCCTTTGTTGTCTGTCCTGAAGACCAGCTATATAAATAGGGTGTTGTTCCACCGGAAAAAGATAATATTATTGAACCACTTGAATCATTAAAGCATTTAATATTTTGAGTATTAAAAATAATTTGACCGGCTAATGGCTGGGTAATTAAAAAGCTATCACTGTACTGACAAGAATTTGAATCGGTCACAACAACTTTGTAAATCCCAGGTACCAGGTTATTTCTTGTAGAACTCGTTGGACCATCAGACCAGTTAAACTGATATGGCAAAGTACCTCCTGATACAGTTAAGGTTATACTTCCATCATTGCCTCCATTACAACTTATATTTGTTGAATCATGAATAACAGATAACGGCAAAGGTTGAGTAATTAAAAAGCTATCACTATACTGACAAGAATTTGAATCAGTCAAAACAACTTTGTAAATTCCAGGTACCAGACTATCTCTTGTAGAACTCATTGGACCATCAGACCAGTTAAACTGATAAGGCAAGGTACCTCCCTGTGGAGAAAGAGAAATAATGCCCGAATTATCTCCATAACAATATATTGGTTTTATGCTATCTGTGAACATTAATAGTAATGGCTCACTTAGAAAAACAGAATCAAGTCTCTGACAATTATTACTATCTGTAACTGTTACTCCATACATTCCGCTTTGTAATCCTGATAAATTTGCAGTAGAGTCATTTGAAGTCCAATAATAATTATACGGAGTTGTGCCTCCTGATACAGTTAGAGTTATACTTCCATCATTGCCTCCATTACAACTTATATTTGTTGAATCATGAATAACAGATAACGGCAAAGGTTGAGTAATTAAAAAGCTATCACTATACTGACAAGAATTTGAATCAGTCAAAACAACTTTGTAAATTCCAGGTACCAGACTATCTCTTGTAGAACTCATTGGACCATCAGACCAGTTAAACTGATAAGGCAAGGTACCTCCCTGTGGAGAAAGAGAAATAATGCCCGAATTATCTCCATAACAATATATTGGTTTTATGCTATCTGTGAACATTAATAGTAATGGCTCACTTAGAAAAACAGAATCAAGTCTCTGACAATTATTACTATCTGTAACTGTTACTCCATACATTCCGCTTTGTAATCCTGATAAATTTGCAGTAGAGTCATTTGAAGTCCAATAATAATTATACGGAGTTGTGCCTCCTGATACAGTTAGAGTTATACTTCCATCATTACCTCCATTACAACTTATATTTGTTGAATCATGAATAACAGATAACGGCAAAGGTTGAGTAATTAAAAAGCTATCACTATACTGACAAGAATTTGAATCAGTCAAAACAANNNNNNNNNNNNNNNNNNNNNNNNNNNNNNNNNNNNNNNNNNNNNNNNNNNNNNNNNNNNNNNNNNNNNNNNNNNNNNNNNNNNNNNNNNNNNNNNNNNNGTTATACTTCCATCATTACCTCCATTACAACTTATATTTGTTGAATCATGAATAACAGATAACGGCAAAGGTTGAGTAATTAAAAAGCTATCACTATACTGACAAGAATTTGAATCAGTCAAAACAACTATATAAATTCCAGGTACCAGACTATCTCTTGTAGAACTCGTTGGACCATCAGACCAGTTAAACTGATATGGCAAAGTACCACCCTGTGGAAAAAGGGTAATAGAACCTGAACTATCACCATTACAATTTATCTGATTTATACTGTCTGACAACATTAATAGTAATGGCTCACTTAGAAAAACAGAATCAAGTATCTGACAATTATTACTATCTGTAACTGTTACTCCATACATTCCGCTTTGTAATCCTGATGGATTTGCAGTGGAATCATTTGAAGACCAATTATAATTATATGGTGTTGTGCCTCCTGATACTGTTAGGGTTATACTTCCATCACTGCCTCCATTACAACTTATATTTGTTGAATCATGAACAATCGATAATGGCAAAGGTTGAGTAATTACAAAACTATCAATATAAGTACATCCGTTTGAATCTTGAATTTGGAGGATATAAATGCCTGTATCAATCCCCGTTAAATCCTGAGTCGAATCCGAAGTTGACCATAAATAAACAAATGGAGATTTATGTGTTGTAGAAGATATATTTATTTGAGCATCAGACATCCCCGCACAAGATACATGTTTTATTGAAAAAGAAATAGTATCATCAAAAATTTCGTAATAAATAACAATTGTATCTGTATCAGCAGGACATGAACCATTTCCTGTTGTTGTCAGAAATAAAGTAGAATAACCAATTGCCAATTCTAATGAATCAGGGTAATATATAGCATTCAGAGAATCCTGATGAGGAGAAAAAGTTCCGGCACCACCCCACCATGTTCCACCGGAAGCAGCAATTACATTTCCGTTAAGTTGTGCAAATGAATCACAAGAGGTAAGATTGTTGCCTGCTTGAGCTTCAATAGGAAGTGAAAATGCTGTAACTGTGACAGTATCATAGGTTGGCGGACAATCGGTAGTATCAAAAACAGTAACAATATATGTTCCCGTATCAACACTTATTGATTGAGATGTATCATTTGTACTCCAGTAATATCTGTATGGAGGTGTTCCTCCTCCACCATGTGCTGTAAGCGTAGCATTTGTACCTCCAAAACAAACCGTTGGGTCTTGAGGCAATATGCTTGCAGTTAATGTTGAATTTAAAAACACGCGTACCGTATCACAAGTTTCTAAAGTATCACATCCTCCTTCAGGCAAACCACACACTTGATAATCTATATAAGGTGGATATCCTACTTGCCCTACCACAACAACGCTATCACAAGCAATTGAACAATTTAAATAATTATTGTAATGACCAAAAGTATCAGGATAAATTGAATTCCAGCGAATTGTTGGAAGATAATAACCATAAGCTTGCAATATGCCTGTACATCCATCATTAATAGCAATATTAGCAGAAACACCGGGGTCAGGAAAAACATCAATTCTATACTGATTTTCATTAGCTCCCGGTTTACAGAAAGTAATAATATGCGGACCTACGCCTGAAAGACAAATTGAATCACCCACTGCTGTTTGTTGTCCACAATTAATTTGATAAAATAAGGCACCCGGAGGCTTTGCACCTGAATGTATGTTAAAAGATAATCCTGATGCTCCTGTTGGTAATATAACAATAAACTTTACACAACGATCAGGTGAGCTTGTTCCACAACAATTACCTAGCCTTGCTGTATCAGAACTAATCCAGCTATAGGTTGCCGGTGTTTGTAGGTTTACAATAAAAGTTGGAACATTTGGATCACATTGCCCTTCTACTACTAAAGGAAGCACAATGACTAGATGAAATAACAATATGAATAAAATACTATGTTTCATAAGTATTGCAAATTTATATATATCATTTCTAATAAAAGTTACTCAGAATATGAATAAAGGAAAAAATAGTTTTTTGTGAATTTTTTCTAACTTATTTTAATCCTCAGTGTAGTTAAAATTTGTAATATTCTCTTAATCTTTCTACAATAATAAAAACGGCAGGACATACTAATGTATTGTTTATGCTTTTGTTTAATATCTGATATTGCCTTTTATGATCTGTGTGAGGATACTCCCTGCAAGCTTTTGGTCGTGAATCATAAACGATACAAAGATTATCAGCTCCTAAAAAAGGACAGGGGCTTTCATTCAGTACATATTCTTTTTCATCATCAAGATGCAAGTATGTGTTAATAAATTCCTTTGTACTCATTTTTAATTTTTGTGATAAACGCTCAATATCCTTTTGATAAAAAGCAGGACTTGTCGTTTTACAACAGTTTGCACACTCAAGACAATCAATCTCTTCAAATGCCTCATCATGAAAACGTTTTGTAATATCATCAAGATTATTTGGTTTTTTGCGTTTCAGCTTCTTTAGAAAAGATTTATTATCCTGAAATTTATTTTTTGCTTTTTTTTCAAAGGCTACAATATCCATCTTCTTTTTACACTTCTATTTTATCCTTTCGCAATAAGCCTTTTGTTCGGTTATAAAAAGTGAAAATTCCTAAAAGTATTATTATTTCTCCAAGCCAAAAGATCCACCAAATAAATTCATTTGGAAAATATTTTAAAGACATAGTCATTAAAGCATCTTTGGAATCGGGTTGAAATATTTCAGATAAATTATATTTTGATAAAACAAAAGAAGCATAATCCCTAACAAATGATAAAATAACAACAAGAGAACCAAGTGTTAACAACATCCAATCCAATGCTTTTATTTTTACTCTTTCAAATTCAATATTAAAAAAGAGAATTAGCACAGCAAAAAATATCATTGTTAAGGACAAAAGAACAGGAGCGATTACAGGACCTACCCAAGGTATTGGAATAAGAAATAAAATATCCCATGTTAAAAAACTTTCAGGCCAATTGAGTAGAAGCTTTAAAAAAACGTAATAAAAAATATCCCAAACAGCAAAAGATAAAAGAAAATATGCAAAGCGTTCCGTGAACTTTTTAGCAACTAAAACGCTGATAGAAATTAGCATTAATATTGTTGCAAACTCTCGCCCTATTTCAACAATGGCAATATTATTTTCAATTGGCATTAAAGGAAATGAAAAGCCATTGGGATAATATAATTCTCGCAAATAAACAACAATAGCAGTTTCTAAGTAAGCCATCGTAATAGCAAATATTGTTACCCAAAATATTTTGTTAAGAACATCCTTTTTAAAATTCATAAATAATCTTATTTAGTGAAGCAATAATGATTTTACCAAAACATGATAAGCGGAGCGAAACAAAGCGAAGCGTAGTGTAGCTGAGCGCAGAAAAAGCACATGTGTAGCTGAGCGAAGAAAAAGCACATGTATAGCTGAGCGAAGCAAAAGCACATGTGTAGCTGAGCGAAGCAAAAGCACATGTGTAGCTGAGCGAAGCCTAGTGTAGCTGAGCGAAGCCGAAGCTATAGGGC from the Bacteroidota bacterium genome contains:
- a CDS encoding transcriptional regulator — its product is MNRIKEVLEAKGIKQKWLAEKLGKSYNMV
- a CDS encoding gliding motility-associated C-terminal domain-containing protein, with the translated sequence VLTDSNSCQYSDSFLITQPLPLSVIHDSTNISCNGGNDGSITLTVSGGTTPYNYYWTSNDSTANLSGLQSGMYGVTVTDSNNCQRLDSVFLSEPLLLMFTDSIKPIYCYGDNSGIISLSPQGGTLPYQFNWSDGPMSSTRDSLVPGIYKVVLTDSNSCQYSDSFLITQPLPLSVIHDSTNISCNGGNDGSITLTVSGGTTPYNYYWTSNDSTANLSGLQSGMYGVTVTDSNNCQRLDSVFLSEPLLLMFTDSIKPIYCYGDNSGIISLSPQGGTLPYQFNWSDGPMSSTRDSLVPGIYKVVLTDSNSCQYSDSFLITQPLPLSVIHDSTNISCNGGNDGSITLTVSGGTLPYQFNWSDGPTSSTRNNLVPGIYKVVVTDSNSCQYSDSFLITQPLAGQIIFNTQNIKCFNDSSGSIILSFSGGTTPYLYSWSSGQTTKDITNVPSGKYIITVTDSNNCLYQDSVQLFEPSPIISSGTIDSLTCYGSSDGHISISVSGGISPYTFLWNTSNTTSAISGLKEGNYFVLIKDSNQCQYKDTFAVYQPDSLMITSQLNHVKCFGDSSGSIDLSVFGGTKPYQFVWSNNLNNEDIFNLVSALYSVQIVDKNGCFRKDTFIIEQPADIQIFATTKNVCKGLDDGWINTTVIGGSLLYSYNWSTGQKTEDIQNLQAGIYILQVTDSNGCTQKDTFEIFENLDTMQIHSNIHHISCYRYQNGNINLSISGGTNPFQYFWSNGKNTQDIDSLDIGTYTIKIIDSIRCEAFDTFIITEPDKLKTIMQGTDVSCFEFADGSASVINSGGTTPYSYNWSNGEQTQQINNLDTGIYYVTVTDSNACQIEDTLRITQPPELLISSKVNNILCHGQQNGYINLTLSGGIPSFILTWSNGKTGTYLNNLSAGTYNVIIEQANNCLNYDTFEIIEPDSLYLNYNKINEGCKGDKNGSIDVEVFGGIKPYQYIWNNNSKKEDINGLEVGAFLIVVTDSNGCTINSDSIHITAYPLPKPIILPDNNVTICNDSFAIFKIQQNYIVYDWNTGQSTQSITVNEDGEFFAIVTDINGCKGKSETRYLTVLDPTTFVDLKPEYIFCPDDGPLTLAPKVSMNGDFLWEPTGETTKNIVVDEEGIYIVHLDVNGCVSSDSTFIKEICPPVVQVPSAFTPNGDGLNDVFQLFTLYVDTLYYIIFDRWGEIIFRGYSKNDTWDGCYKNDLVEVETYAYLLWYYNELVGWRNKNGRITIIR
- a CDS encoding SprB repeat-containing protein, giving the protein MKHSILFILLFHLVIVLPLVVEGQCDPNVPTFIVNLQTPATYSWISSDTARLGNCCGTSSPDRCVKFIVILPTGASGLSFNIHSGAKPPGALFYQINCGQQTAVGDSICLSGVGPHIITFCKPGANENQYRIDVFPDPGVSANIAINDGCTGILQAYGYYLPTIRWNSIYPDTFGHYNNYLNCSIACDSVVVVGQVGYPPYIDYQVCGLPEGGCDTLETCDTVRVFLNSTLTASILPQDPTVCFGGTNATLTAHGGGGTPPYRYYWSTNDTSQSISVDTGTYIVTVFDTTDCPPTYDTVTVTAFSLPIEAQAGNNLTSCDSFAQLNGNVIAASGGTWWGGAGTFSPHQDSLNAIYYPDSLELAIGYSTLFLTTTGNGSCPADTDTIVIYYEIFDDTISFSIKHVSCAGMSDAQINISSTTHKSPFVYLWSTSDSTQDLTGIDTGIYILQIQDSNGCTYIDSFVITQPLPLSIVHDSTNISCNGGSDGSITLTVSGGTTPYNYNWSSNDSTANPSGLQSGMYGVTVTDSNNCQILDSVFLSEPLLLMLSDSINQINCNGDSSGSITLFPQGGTLPYQFNWSDGPTSSTRDSLVPGIYIVVLTDSNSCQYSDSFLITQPLPLSVIHDSTNISCNGGNDGSIT
- a CDS encoding YkgJ family cysteine cluster protein, which translates into the protein MDIVAFEKKAKNKFQDNKSFLKKLKRKKPNNLDDITKRFHDEAFEEIDCLECANCCKTTSPAFYQKDIERLSQKLKMSTKEFINTYLHLDDEKEYVLNESPCPFLGADNLCIVYDSRPKACREYPHTDHKRQYQILNKSINNTLVCPAVFIIVERLREYYKF